The DNA sequence ATTAATTTGAGTAGATCACCTacattattaattgaaaaatccaAAACTCTCCACCAAATTGGAATGTTGTGAAGCAAAGATTAGTAGAAAATGATGGCTTCCATACAAACCGCGGCCGCGGCCCTCCGCCTCCGCGACAATCATTCAACGAGCGTGGGCCCGGTCCAGTTCAACCGCGGCTGGAGGAGGAGCGGATGCGTGAAGATGAAGGCGAACAACGTAAACATGAGGATGACTCACACGCCTTTAAGGGATAAAGGCGGGGAAGCGGAGGCGAACGGCGGGTATTTGCTAGGCGGGTTTTTGGCGGAGGACCGGTTCGTGTACCGGCAAACGTTCGTTATCCGGTCTTACGAGACCGGACCGGATAAAACCGCCACCATGGAAACACTAATGAATCTGCTGCAggtgaattaattaatcacgTTTTGCACGTGCATGTCATGATTTTTCTTACATGTATGCATGAATTTGGATTGAAGGAGACGGCTCTGAACCACGTGTCGAGCGCCGGGGTGGCAGGGAACGGCTTCGGCGCGACGCGGGAGATGAGCATCAGGAAGCTTATCTGGGCTGTCACGCGTATAAACATCCAAGTTGATGAGTATAGCTCTTGGTAAATTTATCAAACCCTATATTGATTGATTGTGGAAAAAAAACCCTAGAAAAGGgctatctttttctttaattcgAATATATACTCTTTTAAATGATTCAAATCATTACTAAAGACTTTGTTTAGTTGACATTTTTGTAATACGTTGACATCTAATCATCCAGATTATTGTTTGGAGCTTGCATGATAtaatatgtactccctccgtccaccattaattgtctatttttgttctagcacgggttttaaaaatataaagtaaagtgggttaaaaaagttagtggaaatATGTGtcccacttttatttattaattttataataaaatgtgagtgaaataagttagtggaatgtgggtcatCCTTACCATTtctggtaaaagtgaaagtggacaattaataggggacgaaaatgacaaaagttgacaattaatgggggacggagggagtaatttgcatttatttacccctctagatatagatatataaaaaatgattggtGTCGCAGGGGAGATGTTGTGGTGGTCGACACTTGGGTGGATGCAGGCGGTAAAAACGGGATGCGCCGCGATTGGATTATTCGAGACTACAACACCAACAAAATCATAAGCAGAGCCACCAGGTACGTACCTGGCGGGCTACAACAGAAATTGTCCAAAAAAACCATAAGATTTGGTCGtctctcaatttaaaaacCATTAAGTTTTGATTTGTTCACTATTATATCCcatggcaaaaaaaatatggccGTCTATGTGTAATGTATTGTTTTCCCGAGATTGGATGACACCGATTTCCTTATGAATAGACAACATCGTTTTATTCACCGACGACGACTTCTACATATGTTTTcatactacaaaatataatttcaccAAACTTTTTCGCCGTTGAACAAACTCATGTGATCATGTCTGAAGTTTAAGGTTTTTccaattgatttttcaaaatttgggatAAATGATCACCAAACTATATGGCTTTTTATATATGCAAGAACTGAAATGGTAATAATTTGTGCAGTAATTGGGTGAACATGAATAGAGAAACAAGAAGGGTAAGCAAAATCCCAGATGCAGTGAGGGAAGAGATACAGCCTTTTTACCTTAACAAGGTAGCAATCACACCTCAGAATTCCGATAcccataaaattgaaaagctTACCGATCAAACTGCTCAAAGAATCCACAATGGTTTGGCTGTAAGTTCAATTTCTTGATTAGTACTCTATTCAGCCCTCTCTCTATATAAAATAGATCGAGGAGAATCGTCTTATCGATTAAATTGCATTTCATtatctaatttattatatatatatatatatatatataaaaggatgtgatcatatcataactcatatttatggtgataacctaataaccctcattttatggaataaaagtatcattttatgcatgctgaaaaaatattattttatcgtgtataaatatcatttttagtaaaaatgatacttttgactcataaaatgataggattattaggttatcacataaatatgagttatgatatgattgcacccatatatatatatatatatatatatgctcaCCCAATATGTGATTCATATTAACGCAAATTAATGCAGCCACGATGGAGCGATATGGATGCAAATCAACATGTAAACAATGTCAAATACTTCGGCTGGCTCTTGGAGGTAATATCCacatactatatataattccaCTATTAAATATACTCTTTTGTTTGCCATTAGATGCCTcgttttttcttctttgttcAGCCGCTAggaaatactactattttatttcatttttattattttattaattttactataaaacacTGCCAAAAACACGAGCTTAGCGATCGAATATTGTATCATGGTGGTCGATTAGAGGAACAAGTCATTTACCAAGTAGTAATTTATTGGTCTTGTACTCAGTAAGTGCTCTTGCAAGTACCGTAAAGCCAATTACCGAGCAAATAGATGTTTGGTAATTGCTCGATAAAACTGCGGTACCGAGCAGGTTCGGGtatgttttcaaatttatgtataCATCATTTTTGGGTGACAGAGCGTGCCTATAAATGTGCTTGAAGACTACAACATGACGTCGATGACCTTAGAATACAGACGGGAGTGTCGACAGTCAAACCTCCTCGAGTCGTTGACCACCATCACAGTCAACGGAGAAGACCAAAAAATGTTAGAATGCACACATTTGCTGCGCATGGAAGAGGATAAGGCTGAGATCGTTCGAGCAAGATCGGCCTGGCAGTTCAAAAAACCTCGTCacaatatctaatttttttatttttattttcctttaatttttcTGAATAAATGTTGCAAATTATTTGTATTACAAGTACTCTAAACtctccatattttttcatattaatttgattactTGGGAATATTGTCAATAATTTGTATTGCAAATTATGTACTGTATGGAAAGtgaaaagtattttttatagttaGTGGTTATAGtaatatgataattatttaaagattattatagttatacaggaaaagtaaataaaaagaaatatagaCAATATTACCTAAGGACACAAAAATAGACGCGATCACTTGCGtgagaaaatttgaaaataatcataatttaggATGCAATATAAACTGTTTGAAAGTTGATCAGGCCAAattatttcagttttataGAAGTATATATCTTTTATATAgattatatttgtattttctacttttagttgagacaaaaaaaatgaagacatttttaaagtattagtgacatatttagaaatataaatcaGCATCGTTGCATTAAAATGGGTCCTTGGCcgatttttttagtgaatagCCTACAATATATACTAATTGCACCACAACAAATTGTTGTAGCAGTGATTTTGGAAGAATTGTAAGTCAACCAAATAAgtgtcataaaaaaaatgaggcGTGATTTAGAGATATGATGTCTCAATGCCATGATGCCCCTATGCTTTTTTGCCATAAGAATAATTCATATATGGACTAATATACCCTTATTTCAAAAGAAAGGAAATTAGATCCGTTTGAATATAAAAGGAAAGTCCAATCAAAGcacattaattattaactttCAATAACTTTGGGGAATTATAATTAAGTCGTTAATAATCCTCTTTAATTTTGCATAATataaaaggatttgaattgGTTTACCTTCAAAtgaaaattcttattttattttattcaaacactaatataaaaattaacttttcAATTGAATTGTTCATCTAATGGTAATCAATAgcaactaattattttattattagataattcttaaaattctaaattataaaaatagttatacacatatatattaatttcttagtattattatcaaacaaaataatcaagtcttttgatctaactattttatgggtattaaatcacttttaaaatttgactTCTTAGTAGTCATCCAcgtctatttattttattggtatTAAAAACTTACTCATTTAATAGtcattcataataaattattttattattaaagaattaACTTTATACCATGAAATTACTATGATTAAATAGACGGAAAAGCTTGTGATTATGTTTTTTCAACGATATTCAACGTAATGTTCCAAAActtaatgaataaattatgagagagaaagagaaaaaattaagaacaaatttccataaataaaaatgatactactaaTTACAGTGAATGGACCAAAATGACATAACCAAAAgaattagtatttttataaaattattaatgcattagaatttttaatttttgaaaaatatttattttattatattttcattttcaaacaaaagaataggtgaaattgataaaatttttcTTATACTTTTATCTTTTGTATTATAAAGGGATTACAAAAATTTGAAGtgaattacatttaaaaaattataaaagtgtGTAACAAAATGTGGGTCacatttctctaatattctaaCTTCTttaggtatatatttttattttaattcatatcttccacatttatatatattccataGTTAAGCTAGCACATCCTTATTTaagattataattaaaattccatTATGCACATAGTTGCTTTTTTAAGATGTAGGGGCAAAATGGTAGATGTAAAAAAGTGTGTAACAAAATGTCGGACatatgttttaagaaaaaaacaaaaaagtgtttgaatgtgtaataaataaatattgtagtggatgttgggacccacttttaattgagtgtctaataaataaatattgtagtggatatcaggacccacttttaatacttttttattaattgtacccatttttaacaatttgtaggtattttttattaatttatctcaatcGGAACTCCTAAAACGGGACGtccaaaatttatcaatcgGGACTcttaaagcgggacggaggaagtaatatagttataagattacaattttaacctcattatgacattatggcttggagacattatgtctctaaaacatttttctaaaaaagtaATGACactaatatagtaatataagaGGATGTTACCAATAAATGTAGCAGAATTATGTAATTTCAGATTATTCTACTATATTCAGTTTATAGATCTTCTAATGGTAGTTGCAAAATTTCAGGCTTTAATCATTTCGATGAAAAAGCTGATTTTCATCCGGTAGTTCGGATTCATTGtctttaattttggaaaaaatttgaGGTTCATATAGTCTAAATCGAGCGAAAAAAACAAGATGAAACTGGGATTTGTCATTCATTCATCCCATCCTGTTTCTATATagtttactaatttaatagtCTACAACATATATTAGtaagaaaaatttatttgttcgaGTTCGGTAAACAAACCAATTTCCATCACATGAAAAATGTGACCATCGTGTTTGTTAAATATCAAGATCAATGTCTAACCAATTCATTAATAGAAATACACCACGTTTAAGGCAAAACTTAAAACTATTCTTTTTGTCTTCTAAAAGATTCCAACACTATTTaggagtagtactactaattaaaacTCCTTCTGGAAAAATTgtacaattcatttttttagccTGAACCCAAAACCAACCCAtagcattttattaatttacacATATGTTGATAACTccgaaataaatgaaaatatattcagattaattaattagtgtttaTATAACTGTATATCATGTCAAACTGGATTGACTTCTATTGTTATGGACCATGACAAACTGGATTGCCTTTCTTGTATCttgctattttatttatttgttttaatgaataatgattGTGTGTTTATCTTCGAGTTTGGTGTTGCTCATgagttgtttttcttttagcTAATCTTTTGTCATACTTTGATTGACCTTCTACTATTTTGAGTAGTTGATTTTTTAGGCTCTTGAATAGTCTTTGATATATCGTGTGCTGCTTAGAGTGTCCACGGTGGGAGGGTCGCGGCCCTCGACCCGGAGGTGGCTCAGGCGCGGCCGCCCACTGCTAGAGGTGCGAGGAGGCGCGGCGGGGGTAGGGGGGTCCCATGGGAGAGGCGCGTGCTCAGCCCAGCCGATGCCCTTGGGCGCGAGGCGCGACCCTCTACTGCAGGGGGCTGAGAGCCACGGCCCTTGGACTTCCACCGTTGTGGTCGCCAAGTTTTTTTGGGAAGGGCCAAGTTTTGGTGGCTTGGGCATGCCGCCACAATTGGACACCCTTAGACTTTCTTCTTAACAAAGTTAGGACTTTTATTTCATACTATATCACACTCATTAGTATAAGACCTAAATGTGAAAAAAACCCATAAAGATTAAAAGTTGAGGGTGAATTTGATGTGGTCCAATGGTAAGTAAAAATTAGGGAATTCCGAAAAGTAGGTAACGAAATGATTGAGATGCTTTTGTATGATATATATGGATACTGTCATGCATGTGAAAGAGTACAATCACAAGTTGGATTATAGTTAAACAGCTTATTGCATCATAACAAATTCTTAAAGATTCTTTCGTATTTGTACTAAAGAGTGGGATCTCTCCTTTGTAAATAAAGGGAGAGGTTGGCTTGGATTCTATCTTTTGGATAAGAGacttttattgaaaaaattcattagATACAATTATACTCCAAGATTGGGGTTGCATCTAGTGTTCTATAAAGAGTGACTAAATGTAGATTActcaaaaaattattgtcaAAGTTATGACCTCAAAATGTAGAATAGATCTCATATCATAATAAACTTTTGAGTTGCCTCTCTTGTTATAGCAATTAGG is a window from the Salvia hispanica cultivar TCC Black 2014 chromosome 1, UniMelb_Shisp_WGS_1.0, whole genome shotgun sequence genome containing:
- the LOC125206644 gene encoding palmitoyl-acyl carrier protein thioesterase, chloroplastic-like; amino-acid sequence: MMASIQTAAAALRLRDNHSTSVGPVQFNRGWRRSGCVKMKANNVNMRMTHTPLRDKGGEAEANGGYLLGGFLAEDRFVYRQTFVIRSYETGPDKTATMETLMNLLQETALNHVSSAGVAGNGFGATREMSIRKLIWAVTRINIQVDEYSSWGDVVVVDTWVDAGGKNGMRRDWIIRDYNTNKIISRATSNWVNMNRETRRVSKIPDAVREEIQPFYLNKVAITPQNSDTHKIEKLTDQTAQRIHNGLAPRWSDMDANQHVNNVKYFGWLLESVPINVLEDYNMTSMTLEYRRECRQSNLLESLTTITVNGEDQKMLECTHLLRMEEDKAEIVRARSAWQFKKPRHNI